The Rhododendron vialii isolate Sample 1 chromosome 6a, ASM3025357v1 genome includes a window with the following:
- the LOC131330176 gene encoding uncharacterized protein LOC131330176, translating into MFIESVDASSRATTGDSMYRLLDEYVERIGEANVVQVVTDSAAYNKMSRKLLMAKRPHLYWTPCAAHCLDLMLEDIFKLPYLKRTWERAIKVHGYIYNRPTLLNMMRHFTQRKELIKPAKTRFATACLTLQRVHQQKNNLRKMFTSEAWSKSKWAKEADGKKVTEIILSPSFWNNVLLVLRFACPLVKVLCLVDGEEKPAMRYIYEAKDRAKETIINTFGGDEDKYKTVFLKSLMRGGKCNCINLCMQQATI; encoded by the exons ATGTTTATTGAATCGGTTGATGCATCGAGTCGTGCCACAACCGGGGACAGCATGTATAGGTTGCTTGATGAGTATGTGGAGCGAATCGGAGAAGCTAATGTGGTCCAAGTTGTCACGGATAGTGCTGCATACAATAAGATGTCAA GGAAGTTGTTAATGGCAAAAAGACCACATTTGTATTGGACTCCATGTGCTGCCCATTGTTTGGATTTAATGTTAGAAGACATTTTCAAGTTGCCATATTTGAAGAGGACATGGGAAAGGGCGATCAAGGTACACGGTTATATCTATAACCGTCCGACATTGTTGAACATGATGAGACACTTTACCCAAAGAAAAGAATTGATTAAGCCAGCAAAGACTCGTTTTGCAACAGCTTGTTTGACTTTACAAAGGGTTCATCAACAAAAGAATAACCTAAGAAAGATGTTCACATCAGAGGCTTGGAGTAAGAGCAAGTGGGCAAAGGAGGCGGATGGTAAAAAGGTAACAGAAATAATATTGTCGCCGTCATTTTGGAACAATGTCTTGTTGGTCCTAAGATTTGCATGTCCTCTTGTTaaagtactttgtttggttgatggTGAAGAAAAACCCGCAATGAGATACATCTATGAGGCCAAGGATAGGGCCAAAGAAACTATTATAAACACGTTTGGCGGAGATGAAGACAAGTATAAAACtgtgtttttgaaatcattgatGCGAGGTGGGAAGTGCAATTGCATCAACCTTTGCATGCAGCAGGCTACTATTTGA
- the LOC131328465 gene encoding uncharacterized protein LOC131328465, which produces MFHEEKPQCDMCYVDPVGFSGGLALWWKDDVDIDFPWLCVGDFNEVGSIWEKQGGNACSRSRIEQFQQLLSDCDFMDLEFKGQAYTWSNNQGGSENIRERLDRAVANVEWRHLFPYAQVFHDLILGSNHAPLLVNCCVQPKRVPYGFKFESMWCTSEECGEIIAKARNDSQSGSEQLMLAKKLTKCKEALKVWSRQTFGNNLEKVKELKTQLGFIQNKPFSEENFLQEKAIKEELEITLLREEMYQHQRSKLNWINYGDQNTSFFHATVNQRRQRNQLTKIKDSNGNWISKEREINEHLSGYFSTLFKTGGPRDFDSILQKVECYITDEMNRKLTGMVTDVEIKEAVFQLGALKTPSPDGFNGLFYQQFWDTVSLDVGSAVKGFFNEGNLLRNFNFTNLVLIPKVHFPESLSQLRPISLCNFCLKIITKILANSIKKFLKIIISPNQSAFVPGRMIQDSILIAHESFHFLKRKKQGKEFFMAVKLDFNKAYDRVEWDFLGALMKKMGFAEKWVNWVMESVTSVDFLVLANGEEKINEGQLAGMRINKHCPVLSHIFFADDAMLFLKAELNECKVIKNVLEEYGRATGQMVNFEKSGIYFSSNMNDTDKILCCDFLDFKQMKGDSKYLGLPTFWGRSKAEAYTFLVEKAMGKMQGWKNKLISMGGKEILIKSVVQGIPTFAMACFLLPKKLCEKLDSLTRNFWWKGNPEDRGICWTSWENMGQAKDQGGMGFRNYRAFNEAMLARNGWRMLMNPNAYWARFFKGIYFSNSSFLQASRGNRAFWAWLSLLHGRNLLLKGLRWQVQDGRSIDFWADAWIPSLPNFKVPIPKPANSAINKVVDIIDFNSGQWDIQKMSVEVPVEVVNAILEIPLAHVGRTDQLVWHFNPNGCYSVKSGYHIALQNLSEKVSNKPGTSFKLAKEVWKVLWKMKVPNKVKNFWWRACRNILATKENLFKRRCAQDNLCPICDCEVESIDHMLFLCPWANMVWFGCNIKPFGDLWGNGSAIKWVDDMVNVLGTKKGIEFLGRVAVIAWHIWKGRNDFVFNRVAVSLRRTIDSILQAEMESSSTQVIPTVQMDNPLNQEETSTWRAPNIGKFKANCDVAFPMPGKKGKVVAVLRNWKGKVMEGVASLGLKEVEVESDNKQAITLSVSELVPPWSVRAVVMDIRDYAKEGALFLKWVKRSANKVAHEVASLALRKSLPCNWVFNPPTSLVTVLEKDINESL; this is translated from the exons ATGTTTCATGAGGAGAAACCTCAATGCGACATGTG CTATGTAGATCCAGTAGGTTTTTCTGGTGGTCTGGCGTTATGGTGGAAAGATGATGTAGACATAGAT TTTCCTTGGCTGTGTGTTGGTGATTTTAATGAGGTGGGTTCTATTTGGGAAAAACAAGGGGGTAATGCTTGTAGTCGCTCCAGGATTGAACAATTCCAACAGCTTTTATCAGATTGTGATTTTATGGATCTTGAGTTCAAGGGTCAGGCTTATACATGGTCGAATAATCAAGGGGGATCAGAGAACATAAGGGAGCGTTTGGATAGAGCAGTGGCTAATGTGGAATGGAGGCACCTTTTCCCTTATGCACAGGTTTTTCATGATCTTATCCTGGGTTCTAACCATGCTCCCCTCTTAGTTAATTGTTGTGTCCAGCCTAAACGAGTGCCATATGGGTTTAAATTTGAGTCTATGTGGTGCACTAGTGAGGAGTGTGGAGAAATTATTGCAAAGGCTCGGAACGACAGTCAAAGTGGATCAGAGCAATTGATGTTGGCAAAGAAGCTGACCAAGTGCAAGGAAGCTTTAAAGGTGTGGAGTAGGCAAACTTTCGGAAACAATTTGGAAAAAGTCAAGGAGCTTAAAACCCAGCTGGGGTTTATTCAAAACAAACCCTTTTCGGAGGAAAATTTTCTACAGGAGAAAGCCATCAAAGAAGAGTTGGAGATTACACTATTGCGTGAGGAGATGTATCAACATCAACGATCCAAGCTCAATTGGATCAATTATGGAGATCAGAACACCTCCTTCTTTCATGCAACTGTAAACCAAAGACGGCAAAGGAACCAACTCACCAAGATTAAAGACAGCAATGGCAATTGGATTTCAAAGGAAAGAGAGATTAATGAGCATTTATCTGGTTATTTCTCAACCTTGTTTAAAACTGGTGGCCCAAGAGATTTCGATTCAATCCTACAAAAGGTGGAATGCTACATTACAGATGAAATGAATAGGAAGCTAACCGGGATGGTGACAGATGTGGAAATCAAGGAAGCTGTGTTTCAACTTGGAGCTCTCAAAACTCCAAGTCCTGATGGTTTTAATGGGCTTTTCTACCAACAGTTTTGGGATACAGTGAGTTTGGATGTGGGTTCAGCGGTCAAGGGATTTTTCAACGAGGGCAACCTCTTGAGAAATTTCAACTTCACAAATTTGGTTCTCATTCCCAAGGTGCACTTTCCCGagtctctctctcaactcagACCCATTAGCCTTTGTAATTTCTGCCTTAAGATCATTACAAAAATCCTGGCAAATAGTATCAAAAAGTTTCTAAAAATTATCATCTCCCCAAATCAATCTGCTTTTGTTCCCGGAAGGATGATACAAGACAGTATCCTCATTGCTCATGAGTCTTTTCATTTCCTGAAACGCAAGAAACAAGGCAAGGAATTCTTTATGGCAGTTAAGCTTGATTTCAACAAGGCCTATGACAGAGTGGAATGGGATTTCCTTGGTGCTTTGATGAAGAAAATGGGCTTCGCTGAAAAATGGGTTAATTGGGTTATGGAAAGTGTGACCTCGGTGGATTTCTTAGTCTTGGCAAATGGTGAG GAGAAGATAAACGAAGGCCAGCTTGCAGGTATGCGCATTAATAAACATTGTCCTGTTCTTTCACATATTTTCTTTGCGGATGATGCCATGTTATTCTTGAAAGCTGAGTTGAATGAATGCAAAGTTATTAAGAATGTACTGGAAGAGTATGGTAGGGCAACAGGGCAAAtggttaattttgaaaaatctggtATCTATTTTTCTTCTAATATGAATGATACAGATAAAATATTGTGTTGTGATTTTCTCGATTTCAAACAAATGAAGGGAGATTCAAAGTATTTAGGTCTCCCAACTTTCTGGGGGAGATCCAAAGCTGAGGCGTATACTTTTCTAGTTGAGAAAGCGATGGGTAAAATGCAAGGATGGAAGAATAAGTTGATTTCAATGGGTGGAAAGGAGATACTCATAAAATCAGTGGTCCAAGGAATTCCAACTTTTGCAATGGCTTGCTTTTTATTACCTAAGAAGTTGTGCGAGAAGCTGGACTCTTTGACAAGGAATTTCTGGTGGAAAGGGAACCCGGAGGATAGGGGTATATGCTGGACTTCTTGGGAAAACATGGGCCAAGCCAAGGACCAAGGTGGGATGGGATTTCGAAACTATCGAGCTTTTAATGAAGCTATGCTTGCACGAAATGGCTGGAGAATGTTGATGAATCCAAATGCTTATTGGGCTAGGTTTTTCAAGGGAATCTATTTTTCAAACTCATCCTTTCTCCAAGCATCAAGAGGTAATCGAGCTTTTTGGGCATGGTTGAGTCTTTTACATGGTAGAAATCTTCTCCTCAAGGGGCTTAGATGGCAAGTGCAAGACGGCAGAAGTATAGATTTTTGGGCTGATGCTTGGATTCCTTCTTTGCCTAATTTCAAAGTTCCCATTCCTAAACCTGCCAACAGTGCTATTAACAAGGTGGTGGACATCATCGATTTTAATTCTGGGCAATGGGATATTCAGAAAATGTCAGTAGAAGTACCAGTGGAGGTAGTGAATGCAATTCTGGAAATTCCTCTAGCCCATGTGGGTAGAACTGATCAATTAGTGTGGCACTTTAACCCCAACGGATGCTACTCAGTTAAATCAGGGTATCATATTGCGCTACAGAATCTAAGTGAGAAGGTTTCCAACAAGCCTGGGACATCTTTCAAGTTAGCGAAAGAAGTTTGGAAAGTTTTATGGAAGATGAAAGTTCCAAACAAGGTTAAAAACTTTTGGTGGCGCGCTTGCAGAAATATTTTAGCAACAAAGGAAAATCTCTTCAAAAGGAGATGTGCACAAGATAACCTTTGTCCTATATGTGATTGTGAAGTGGAATCTATTGACCATATGCTCTTTCTGTGCCCTTGGGCCaacatggtgtggtttggttgcAACATTAAACCCTTCGGCGACTTATGGGGCAATGGTTCAGCTATCAAGTGGGTAGATGATATGGTTAATGTGTTGGGCACCAAGAAAGGTATTGAGTTTCTGGGAAGAGTTGCTGTTATTGCTTGGCATATCTGGAAAGGGAGGAATGATTTCGTGTTCAATAGAGTAGCAGTAAGTCTGCGGAGGACTATCGATTCCATTCTCCAGGCGGAGATGGAAAGTTCTTCTACTCAAGTGATACCTACAGTCCAAATGGACAACCCACTAAATCAGGAGGAGACATCCACCTGGAGGGCTCCAAACATAGGCAAATTCAAAGCCAATTGCGATGTGGCTTTTCCAATGCCTGGAAAAAAGGGTAAAGTTGTCGCGGTTCTTCGAAACTGGAAGGGAAAGGTGATGGAAGGCGTAGCGAG CTTGGGCTTGAAAGAGGTAGAAGTCGAGTCTGATAACAAGCAAGCGATTACCCTTAGCGTTTCTGAGTTGGTTCCCCCATGGTCTGTGAGAGCTGTGGTGATGGATATTCGTGATTATGCAAAGGAGGGTGCTCTCTTTCTCAAATGGGTGAAGAGATCGGCGAACAAGGTGGCCCATGAAGTTGCATCTTTAGCTTTAAGAAAATCTCTACCATGTAATTGGGTTTTTAATCCCCCTACTTCTCTTGTAACAGTTTTGGAAAAGGATATTAATGAAAGCCTCTAA
- the LOC131330177 gene encoding uncharacterized protein LOC131330177 isoform X1 has product MLFAVEGGGFFSSSASGYSKGLTLLFLGHNNKNEEKQMRVSPWSNQYQLVEQEASNNPDLQLASRKNRLVRGCASFVCFGRAAAGLESSSPSPSLKVGPTQQHQENLPGPGLGPGGVTTIKGKDHHIRTTNPIDGDHHIRREQLALRSSLKDFKNSTDSVSSVAGNGSEALYENDNHVERRKVQWMDASGGDLAEIREFEPSDAGGSDDEFDNGNERSCSCKIM; this is encoded by the exons ATGTTATTTGCAGTGGAAGGAGGAgggtttttctcttcttcagcTTCTGGGTATAGCAAGGGCCTGACCCTTCTTTTCTTGGGCCATAATAATAAGAACGAAGAAAAACAGATGAGAGTTTCGCCATggagtaatcaataccagttggTGGAGCAAGAAGCATCCAACAACCCTGACCTCCAGCTGGCTTCTAGGAAAAACCGACTCGTCCGCGGTTGCGCCTCCTTTGTCTGCTTTGGTCGCGCTGCCGCTGGACTTGAGAGCAGCAGCCCATCTCCTTCTTTAAAAGTAGGTCCTACCCAACAGCACCAGGAGAACCTTCCGGGACCGGGCCTGGGCCCTGGTGGTGTTACTACTATCAAAGGCAAGGATCATCATATTCGCACAACTAATCCTATTGATGGTGACCACCATATCAGGAGAGAGCAGCTTGCTCTTAGGAGTAGCTTGaaagattttaaaaatagtACCGATTCTGTTTCTAGTGTTGCTGGTAATGGATCTGAGGCATTATATGAGAATGATAATCATGTTGAAAGAAGGAAAGTGCAGTGGATGGATGCGTCCGGGGGAGATCTTGCTGAGATCCGGGAGTTTGAGCCAAG TGATGCGGGTGGGTCAGATGATGAATTTGACAATGGGAATGAAAGGAGCTGTTCTTGCAAAATAATGTAG
- the LOC131330177 gene encoding uncharacterized protein LOC131330177 isoform X2 → MLFAVEGGGFFSSSASGYSKGLTLLFLGHNNKNEEKQMRVSPWSNQYQLVEQEASNNPDLQLASRKNRLVRGCASFVCFGRAAAGLESSSPSPSLKVGPTQQHQENLPGPGLGPGGVTTIKGKDHHIRTTNPIDGDHHIRREQLALRSSLKDFKNSTDSVSSVAGNGSEALYENDNHVERRKVQWMDASGGDLAEIREFEPRYP, encoded by the exons ATGTTATTTGCAGTGGAAGGAGGAgggtttttctcttcttcagcTTCTGGGTATAGCAAGGGCCTGACCCTTCTTTTCTTGGGCCATAATAATAAGAACGAAGAAAAACAGATGAGAGTTTCGCCATggagtaatcaataccagttggTGGAGCAAGAAGCATCCAACAACCCTGACCTCCAGCTGGCTTCTAGGAAAAACCGACTCGTCCGCGGTTGCGCCTCCTTTGTCTGCTTTGGTCGCGCTGCCGCTGGACTTGAGAGCAGCAGCCCATCTCCTTCTTTAAAAGTAGGTCCTACCCAACAGCACCAGGAGAACCTTCCGGGACCGGGCCTGGGCCCTGGTGGTGTTACTACTATCAAAGGCAAGGATCATCATATTCGCACAACTAATCCTATTGATGGTGACCACCATATCAGGAGAGAGCAGCTTGCTCTTAGGAGTAGCTTGaaagattttaaaaatagtACCGATTCTGTTTCTAGTGTTGCTGGTAATGGATCTGAGGCATTATATGAGAATGATAATCATGTTGAAAGAAGGAAAGTGCAGTGGATGGATGCGTCCGGGGGAGATCTTGCTGAGATCCGGGAGTTTGAGCCAAG gtacccttaa